AACTTTTTGAACAATTTTCTCCCAAGGCTCTTGCGATGGAAGATGATAAGATAGGTTTACAAATTGGGCGACTAAATAAGAAAATAGATAAAATTATGATTGCTCTTGATGTTCTTGAAGAAGTGATAGATGAAGCCATTGAAAGAAATGTACAGCTAATTATTGCCCATCATCAGCCAATCTTTCGGCCTCTTAAGAATGTCCTAACAGACACAGTACAGGGGAGAATGATTGAGAAATTGTTAAAGCATGATATAGCTGTCTATGCAGCCCATACCAACCTTGATGTGGCTACAGGCGGTGTAAATGATCTCCTAGCAAATGCACTTGGTTTGGAGAACCCTGAAGTGCTGGTACCTACATACGAAACGAAGCTTAAGAAATTAGTTGTTTTTACACCAGTGAGTCATGCTGACGAGATTAGGAAGGTCCTAGGAGCTATTGGTGCGGGTTTTATTGGTAACTATAGCTATTGCTCATTTTCTACTGATGGAACAGGAAGGTTTTTACCGGGAGATAACACCAATCCCTATATCGGACAGCAAGGTCATTTAGAAGCAGTTGAAGAAGTGAGAATCGAAACGATTGTACCTGAACATTTGGTAAAAAGGGCGATTAGCACTATGATAAAGGCCCATCCATATGAAGAGGTTGCATATGATGTTTATCCTGTTGAAAATAAAGGTGAGATTCTTGGACTTGGCCGAATCGGGACGATTAAGGAAATGACACTCGCTGAATTTGCAGAGAGGGTAAAGCAAGCTTTCGAAGTCGATAAGGTTAGGGTGGTTGGTGATTTATCATCACGTGTCAAAAAAGTTGCCGTATTGGGCGGAGATGGAAATAAATATTTCATGAGTGCGAAGTTTAAAGGCGCAGATGTCTACATTACAGGTGATATTTATTATCATACAGCTCATGACGCGATGATGCAGGGATTAAACATGATAGATCCCGGACATAACGTCGAAAAAGTAATGAAAAAAGGACTTACGTCTATACTTTCAAAAATGTGCAAGGAATCTGGCTATGAAGTAGAAATCTTCCCTTCCGAAATAAACACAGATCCTTTTACTTTTGTATAAAAAAACCGGTCATGCGACCGGTTATTTTTTTACCTTTGGTAATATTTTGTTTAACGGTACATTTTTGCGACGTTCCCAAGTAGCTTCGTTGTTTGGATCAAATTGTTCCAAGAATGAAATGACTTCTTTGGTTATGGGTGTTGGAGTTGATGCGCCAGAGGTTACGGCAACATTTTTCGCGTCCTTAATCCAATCAATTTCTAACTCGGAGATATCAGCAATACGATATGCCTTTGTTCCTGCAATCTCTTCAGAAACCTGTGCCAGTCTATTAGAGTTATTGCTCATTGGATCACCAACAACGATGGTCACATCCGCTTCAGTCGCCTGACCAGCCACTGCTTCTTGACGGACTTGTGTGGCCATGCAGATTTCATTGTGAGCTTCAGCATGAGGGTATTTTTCCTGTACCTTTTTCATGGTATCGGCAACATCCCATTGGCTCATGGTTGTTTGATTTGTAACGATCAGTTTTTCACTTGTAATATTTAAGGCTTCCACATCACTTGGTGTTTCAACTAGGTGGACGGCACCTGGAGCCACACCTACTGCACCTTCAGGCTCTGGGTGACCTTTTTTACCGATATAAATAACCTGATATCCCAGTTTTGTT
This genomic stretch from Neobacillus niacini harbors:
- a CDS encoding Nif3-like dinuclear metal center hexameric protein, with the translated sequence MKKANGHEIIQLFEQFSPKALAMEDDKIGLQIGRLNKKIDKIMIALDVLEEVIDEAIERNVQLIIAHHQPIFRPLKNVLTDTVQGRMIEKLLKHDIAVYAAHTNLDVATGGVNDLLANALGLENPEVLVPTYETKLKKLVVFTPVSHADEIRKVLGAIGAGFIGNYSYCSFSTDGTGRFLPGDNTNPYIGQQGHLEAVEEVRIETIVPEHLVKRAISTMIKAHPYEEVAYDVYPVENKGEILGLGRIGTIKEMTLAEFAERVKQAFEVDKVRVVGDLSSRVKKVAVLGGDGNKYFMSAKFKGADVYITGDIYYHTAHDAMMQGLNMIDPGHNVEKVMKKGLTSILSKMCKESGYEVEIFPSEINTDPFTFV
- a CDS encoding 4-hydroxy-3-methylbut-2-enyl diphosphate reductase — protein: MQIIKISPRGYCYGVVDAMVVARNAALDKSLPRPIYILGMIVHNKHVTDAFAEEGIITLDGKNRKDILEKVDTGTVIFTAHGISPEVRELAKKKGLVTIDATCPDVTKTHDLIEEKTKLGYQVIYIGKKGHPEPEGAVGVAPGAVHLVETPSDVEALNITSEKLIVTNQTTMSQWDVADTMKKVQEKYPHAEAHNEICMATQVRQEAVAGQATEADVTIVVGDPMSNNSNRLAQVSEEIAGTKAYRIADISELEIDWIKDAKNVAVTSGASTPTPITKEVISFLEQFDPNNEATWERRKNVPLNKILPKVKK